In Crateriforma spongiae, the following proteins share a genomic window:
- a CDS encoding NAD(P)/FAD-dependent oxidoreductase, with amino-acid sequence MKTHYNTLIIGGGLAGLSCATHLANHGVDFSILEASERPGGRVRTDVIDGFTLDHGFQVLLTAYPACRELLDYDALRLRPFEPGALIRQQGRFAVLGDPWRRPTQAIATLTNPVGTLSDKIRVAKLRSSSRHGTLDGLYQRPATATIDRLNQAGFSQSMIDQFFRPFLGGVFLDETLRTSSRMLEFVFRMFAEGDIAIPAEGMAAIPRQLADQLPQGTLRFSHTVVDLVRQNGEYRIGLSDGSSLTSDRVAVAVESNAAAALLGDASMETPWSGTTNYYFTTDRTPDPRKLLMLRGDESGPIQTAVVISDVAPEYAPPGKSLISVSVDSADMDPETGDTETTETQVRNQLASWFGDSACGWNCLHVYRVPFGLPVTDLDPVIQPASVRRLGDADVPAGTLVRCGDYLETPSIQGAMNSGLRAAKELLKEPRP; translated from the coding sequence ATGAAAACTCATTACAACACCCTGATCATTGGCGGCGGGCTTGCCGGATTGTCTTGTGCCACACACTTGGCAAATCATGGCGTCGACTTTTCAATTCTGGAAGCCAGCGAACGTCCCGGTGGTCGCGTCCGCACCGATGTGATCGACGGCTTCACGCTGGACCACGGCTTTCAAGTCTTGTTGACTGCTTATCCGGCCTGTCGCGAACTGCTTGACTACGACGCGTTGCGGTTGCGCCCCTTTGAACCGGGGGCGCTCATTCGACAACAAGGTCGGTTTGCGGTCCTGGGCGATCCTTGGCGACGCCCCACCCAAGCCATCGCGACATTGACCAACCCGGTGGGAACGTTGAGCGATAAAATACGGGTCGCGAAATTACGTTCGTCCAGCCGGCATGGCACTCTGGACGGCCTATACCAACGTCCGGCAACGGCCACGATCGATCGACTGAATCAGGCGGGTTTCAGCCAGTCGATGATCGATCAGTTTTTCCGACCGTTCTTGGGTGGCGTCTTTTTGGATGAAACCCTTCGAACGTCCAGCCGTATGCTGGAGTTCGTGTTTCGCATGTTTGCCGAGGGCGACATTGCGATTCCCGCCGAAGGCATGGCCGCGATCCCGCGTCAGCTGGCCGACCAACTGCCACAAGGTACGTTGCGGTTTTCGCACACGGTCGTCGACCTGGTGCGTCAGAACGGCGAATACCGGATCGGGTTGTCCGACGGTTCATCGTTGACGTCCGACCGGGTCGCCGTGGCGGTGGAAAGCAATGCCGCGGCGGCGCTACTGGGCGATGCGTCCATGGAAACGCCGTGGTCGGGTACCACGAACTATTACTTCACCACCGATCGGACACCCGATCCGAGAAAACTATTGATGCTCCGCGGCGACGAATCGGGTCCGATCCAAACGGCCGTCGTGATCAGCGATGTGGCACCGGAATACGCACCACCGGGGAAATCGTTGATCAGCGTATCGGTCGATTCGGCCGACATGGATCCCGAAACCGGCGACACCGAAACCACGGAGACCCAAGTTCGCAACCAATTGGCATCGTGGTTCGGTGATTCAGCATGCGGGTGGAATTGTCTGCACGTGTACCGAGTACCGTTCGGATTGCCCGTCACTGATCTGGATCCCGTGATTCAACCGGCGTCGGTTCGGCGACTTGGTGACGCCGACGTGCCCGCTGGAACGCTGGTTCGATGCGGCGACTACCTGGAAACGCCCAGCATCCAGGGTGCCATGAACAGCGGACTTCGCGCGGCGAAAGAATTGCTAAAAGAACCGCGCCCCTGA